A segment of the Bordetella flabilis genome:
GTCGCCATGTAGTCCGCATACCGAAGGCAACACCATGAGATCACGCGACTTGACATCCTGGATGTGGGGTGACGCCCTGTCCATGCTCGAACAGGCCGACCGCCTGCATCGGCAGTTCTTCCGTGCCTGTGCCGCCGACCCGCACTGCTGGGAGCCACCCATCGACGTCGTTGAAACGGCGGAGGCCATCATCGTGTACGTGGCACTGCCGGGCGTCCCCGCATCGGCCATCACCGTCACGTTCCAGACGGACGGCATCACCGTCGCCGGCCTGCGGCGCCTGCCCGCGGCCCGCGCGGCGCACATCCACCGCGTCGAAATTCCCTATGGGCGCTTCGA
Coding sequences within it:
- a CDS encoding Hsp20/alpha crystallin family protein, coding for MRSRDLTSWMWGDALSMLEQADRLHRQFFRACAADPHCWEPPIDVVETAEAIIVYVALPGVPASAITVTFQTDGITVAGLRRLPAARAAHIHRVEIPYGRFERRIVLPLASLEPNTPEMSDGCLVLTLSKRKETP